In Delphinus delphis chromosome 18, mDelDel1.2, whole genome shotgun sequence, the following proteins share a genomic window:
- the ZIC5 gene encoding zinc finger protein ZIC 5 yields METPLSKRNPPALRLADLATAQARPLQNMTGFPALASAAAHSQLRAAAAHLRPRDLGADPGVAITPLGPEHMAQASAFGLSPPSQALPAQPEAPAAAARAAASVSHPGAGTYPGGGGSGSVQSSAPAPPPPAPPLPPSLSPPPPPLGLSGYTTTNSGGGGSSGKGHSRDFVLRRDLSATAPAAAMHGAPLGGEQRSGTGSPQHSAPPPHSAGMFISASGTYAGPDGSGGGGPALFPSLHDTPGGPGGHPHPLNGQMRLGLAAAAAAAAAELYGRGEPPFAPRSGDAHYGAVAAAAAAALHGYGAVNLNLNLAAAAAAAAAGPGPHLQHHAPPPAPPPPPAPAQHPHQHHPHLPGAAGAFLRYMRQPIKQELICKWIDPEELAGPPPPPPPAGGAKPCSKTFGTMHELVNHVTVEHVGGPEQSSHVCFWEDCPREGKPFKAKYKLINHIRVHTGEKPFPCPFPGCGKVFARSENLKIHKRTHTGEKPFKCEFDGCDRKFANSSDRKKHSHVHTSDKPYYCKIRGCDKSYTHPSSLRKHMKIHCKSPPPSPGPLGYSSVGTPVGAPLSPVLDPTRSRSSTLSPQVTNLNEWYVCQPSGVPSHLHTPSSSGTTSESDDEEMYRNSEGVRTIH; encoded by the exons ATGGAGACCCCTTTGAGCAAGAGGAACCCGCCAGCGCTGAGATTAGCGGATTTGGCAACAGCTCAGGCCAGGCCACTTCAGAATATGACAGGCTTCCCGGCGCTGGCCAGCGCGGCCGCCCACTCCCAACTCCGCGCCGCAGCCGCGCACCTCCGCCCTCGGGACCTGGGCGCTGACCCCGGCGTGGCCATCACTCCGCTCGGACCCGAGCACATGGCCCAGGCGAGCGCGTTCGGCCTCAGCCCTCCCTCCCAGGCGCTCCCGGCACAGCCCGAGGCCCCAGCGGCCGCCGCCCGCGCTGCAGCCTCGGTCTCGCACCCGGGCGCCGGCACCTACCCTGGCGGCGGGGGCAGCGGTAGCGTGCAGTCCTCCgcgcccgcgcccccgcccccagcccctcctcttcctccctccctttcaccccctccccctcctcttggCCTCTCGGGCTACACCACCACCAAcagtggcggcggcggcagcagcggcaaAGGCCACAGCAGGGACTTCGTCCTCCGGAGGGACCTTTCCGCCACGGCCCCCGCGGCGGCCATGCACGGGGCCCCGCTCGGAGGGGAGCAGCGGTCCGGCACCGGCTCCCCCCAGCACTCGGCCCCGCCTCCCCACTCGGCCGGCATGTTCATCTCGGCCAGCGGCACCTACGCTGGCCCGGACGGCAGCGGCGGCGGGGGCCCGGCGCTCTTTCCCTCGCTGCACGACACGCCGGGAGGCCCCGGCGGCCACCCGCACCCGCTCAACGGCCAGATGCGCCTGGGGCtggcggcagcggcggcagccGCGGCGGCTGAACTGTACGGCCGCGGGGAGCCGCCCTTCGCGCCGCGCTCGGGGGATGCGCACTACGGTGCGGTGGCGGCCGCTGCAGCCGCCGCCCTGCATGGCTACGGAGCCGTGAACTTAAACCTGAACCtggcggcggcggctgctgccGCGGCGGCCGGACCCGGGCCCCACCTGCAACACCACGCGCCGCCCCCggcgccgccaccgccgcccgCGCCCGCGCAGCACCCGCACCAgcaccacccccacctcccaggggCGGCCGGGGCCTTCCTGCGCTACATGCGGCAGCCAATCAAGCAGGAGCTCATCTGCAAGTGGATCGACCCCGAGGAGCTGGccgggccgccgccgcccccgcccccggccggcGGCGCCAAGCCCTGCTCCAAAACTTTCGGCACCATGCACGAGCTAGTGAACCACGTCACGGTGGAGCACGTGGGCGGCCCCGAGCAAAGCAGCCACGTCTGCTTCTGGGAGGACTGTCCGCGCGAGGGCAAGCCCTTCAAGGCCAAATACAAGCTCATCAACCACATCCGCGTGCACACCGGCGAGAAGCcctttccctgccccttcccGGGCTGCGGCAAGGTCTTCGCGCGCTCCGAGAACCTCAAGATCCACAAGCGCACTCATACAG GAGAAAAGCCTTTCAAATGTGAATTTGATGGCTGTGACAGGAAGTTTGCCAACAGCAGTGACCGAAAGAAGCATTCCCACGTCCACACCAGCGACAAGCCCTACTACTGCAAGATCCGAGGCTGTGACAAATCCTACACCCACCCGAGCTCGCTGAGGAAGCACATGAAGATTCACTGCAAGTCCCCACCACCCtctccaggacccctgggctaCTCATCGGTGGGGACTCCAGTGGGTGCCCCCTTGTCCCCTGTGCTGGACCCAACCAGGAGTCGCTCGAGCACTCTGTCCCCTCAGGTGACCAACCTCAATGAGTGGTACGTTTGCCAGCCCAGTGGGGTCCCCAGTCAcctccacaccccttccagcaGTGGAACCACTTCTGAGTCTGACGACGAGGAGATGTACCGGAACTCTGAAGGCGTGCGGACCATACATTAG